The following proteins are encoded in a genomic region of Paenibacillus sp. FSL H3-0469:
- the zwf gene encoding glucose-6-phosphate dehydrogenase has protein sequence MAENQTLDALHTPGAVFFIFGATGDLARRKLFPAIYSLYREGKLTQDFAVIGVARRPRTQDEFREDVKESIREFCRYQAGDAAEWNEFVQHFEYKSLDINNIDGFRELNEQTERLEEKFHIPGNRMFYLALAPELFGSVSFNLKAGGMLQARGWNRLVIEKPFGYNLESAEELNEQIRQVFKEEEIYRIDHYLGKEMVQNIEVIRFANAFFEPLWNNKHIANIQITLGETVGVEERGGYYDHAGALRDMGQNHILQLLTMIAMEPPSRLLAEDIRDEKVKVLRSLRPYATADEVRENVVRGQYTQGLYKGKTLPAYRQEDKVDPESNTETYFAARVFVDNFRWAGVPFYIRTGKRLPVKTTEVVVEFKGMPTNVYLGQKHKLEPNLLVIRVNPMEGIYVKINAKKPGSESEIQPLAMDFCQSCMIGINSPEAYERLLHDAARGDSTYFTRWDEVSSAWSFVDRIAKAWKEESNDLASYPAGSWGPVEADQLLAGEGFHWWPVNGQDEDNVVWQVNR, from the coding sequence ATGGCTGAAAATCAAACCCTTGATGCACTGCATACACCCGGTGCTGTATTCTTTATCTTCGGGGCAACCGGAGATCTGGCCCGGCGTAAGCTATTCCCGGCGATTTACAGTTTGTACCGTGAAGGCAAGCTGACCCAAGATTTTGCGGTCATTGGCGTGGCTCGGCGTCCCCGCACCCAGGATGAATTCCGGGAAGATGTGAAGGAATCCATTCGTGAGTTCTGCCGTTATCAGGCAGGAGATGCTGCGGAATGGAACGAGTTCGTACAGCATTTTGAATACAAGTCACTCGACATCAATAATATTGACGGCTTCCGTGAGCTGAATGAGCAGACGGAGCGTCTGGAAGAGAAGTTCCATATTCCGGGCAACCGCATGTTCTATCTGGCGCTTGCGCCTGAGCTGTTCGGCAGCGTATCCTTCAACCTCAAGGCAGGCGGTATGCTGCAGGCCAGAGGCTGGAACCGTCTGGTCATCGAGAAGCCGTTCGGCTACAATCTCGAATCCGCTGAGGAACTGAACGAACAGATCCGCCAGGTCTTCAAGGAAGAAGAGATTTACCGGATTGACCACTATCTGGGTAAGGAAATGGTTCAGAATATTGAAGTGATCCGGTTCGCCAATGCATTCTTCGAGCCGCTATGGAATAACAAGCATATTGCCAACATTCAGATTACACTCGGCGAGACGGTGGGTGTGGAAGAACGCGGCGGGTATTACGACCATGCGGGGGCGCTACGCGATATGGGCCAGAACCATATTTTGCAGCTGCTGACGATGATTGCTATGGAACCGCCTAGCCGTCTGTTGGCTGAAGATATCCGTGATGAGAAGGTGAAAGTACTACGTTCGCTGCGTCCTTATGCTACCGCGGATGAGGTCCGCGAGAACGTTGTACGCGGCCAATATACTCAAGGTCTCTACAAAGGCAAGACGCTTCCGGCTTACCGCCAGGAAGACAAAGTGGACCCGGAATCGAATACGGAGACGTATTTCGCAGCCCGCGTGTTCGTGGACAACTTCCGCTGGGCCGGGGTTCCTTTCTATATCCGTACCGGCAAACGTCTGCCTGTGAAGACTACCGAAGTCGTTGTAGAATTCAAAGGAATGCCGACCAACGTCTACTTGGGCCAGAAGCACAAGCTCGAGCCGAACCTGCTCGTCATCCGCGTCAATCCGATGGAAGGCATCTACGTGAAGATCAATGCGAAGAAGCCGGGCTCGGAATCCGAGATTCAGCCGCTGGCCATGGATTTCTGCCAGAGCTGCATGATCGGCATTAATTCGCCGGAGGCGTATGAGCGTCTGCTGCATGACGCTGCACGCGGCGATTCGACCTACTTCACCCGCTGGGATGAAGTGTCCTCGGCCTGGTCCTTCGTGGACCGGATTGCCAAGGCGTGGAAGGAAGAGAGCAACGACTTGGCTTCCTATCCTGCAGGCTCCTGGGGTCCGGTTGAAGCCGACCAGCTGCTTGCCGGAGAAGGCTTCCACTGGTGGCCAGTCAACGGCCAGGATGAAGACAATGTGGTCTGGCAGGTTAACCGCTAG